ACCTGAACCCATAACCATGTTTAGGTATCCCGCAGGTAACCCCGCTTCCGCCATGATTTCACATAGTTTTGCTCCTATGATAGGGGTTGCACTGGCTGGTTTATATACAACAGTATTTCCCGCGGCAATGGCCGGACCAATTTTATGACAAGTTAAGTTGGCCGGAACATTAAAAGGGGTAATAGCACAAACAATCCCTAATGGCACTCTCATGGTCCAAGCCCGGCGACTTTCGTTCCCGGGAGAACCGGCAATGGGAACGATTTCACCCTGTACGCGTTTGCTCTCCTCAGCAGAAATCAACAGAGTTTGGGCGGCTCGGGCAACTTCACCTTTTGCTTCTTTAAATGTTTTACCAACTTCCTGGCTAATTATTAAAGCCAATTCCTCTTGTTTTTCTATCATTAATTCACTGGCTTTTTTTAAAATCTCATAACGACGGTAAGGAGCCAGTTTATTTTTTTTAAAGGCTTTTTCCGCAGCGGAAATAGCTGCATCCACTTCCTTCGCCCCGGCTACACAATATTCTGCGACCGGTTCACCTGTCGCCTTGTTGAATACCTTTTCCTTTTGATTTGTTGTTACCCACTCACCGTTAATAAATAATCGCAATTCAGCAACCATTGCACTGACCTCCCTATAATAATTTTATATAATCAAAGCGTAAGATTAATAAAAATCAACTGCCCCCTTCCGGGAAAATATTGATTTAATCGTACGTTTTCAGACAACATGCGCAGACTTTTATCAAGAGCATGGACCCCTCGCTAGAGAAATCCACAGCATTAAGCGCTACGATATAATTTAGTCAGTACAAATTCCTGGTGCCCCAAAGCTTCAGCACTTGTAAACCGGCCGTTACAGGTACGGATCATCATCTCCAACAACGCGTCCGAAGCCTGATCCAGATTCATTTCCCTGCGCAATATGCCGCTAACGTCCACATCAATATGTTCCTTCATGTCTACCACGGTCATTGGGTTAGCGGAAAGCTTTATAACCGGCTCAATCGGGTTGCCAATGATATTGCCCTGTCCGGTGGGGAAGAAGTGTACCACTGCGCCGGACGCCGCCCACAGTGTCACTGCTTCAGCGGCAGCTGAAGAAGTGTCCATGTACCAAAGACCTTTTCCTGTAGGAGATTCGGCCGGCTTCAGAACGCCTACGTATTTACAATTGCCGATTTTCTGCAGGTTACCCAGAGCTTTTTCCTCGATTGTGGTTAAGCCGCCGGCAATATTACCTTTGGTGGGCTGCGAACCGGAAAGATCTACACCTTTGCTGATGATAAAATCGTTATACTCGGACCATATTTTATGAAATGCTTCGCCTATTTCGGGGGTGGCGCCGTGTTCTTTACAAATATCTTCACCACCGGTAACTTCGGAGGTTTCACCAAAGCTAACAGTAGCGCCGGCGGCAACAAGCCTTTCAACAGACCTGCCAACGGTTGGATTGGATGCCAATCCGGAAGTAGTATCGGATTCACCACATTTTACCGATACATATAGCTCGTCGACCGAGCATTCAACTCTTTGTAACTCGGTAGCCCACTGGACGTACTCCTGCGCTTTCCAGGAAGCTCTTTCAATTGTTTTAAGCTGCCCATTGCGCTCAATTGAGAATCCGGTCACAGGCTTGCCTGTTTCGGCTATACCTTCTACAATAACGTTTGTCCATTCCGGCTCGATACCAATAACCACAACAGCAGCCACGTTGGGATTGCTGCCGATACCAATCAAGGTGCGGAAAGTAAGGTCGAGATCTTCTCCGAACTGCAGGCGCCCGTATGCATGTGGCAATGCCAGAGTGCCTTTAACATTATGAGCTACTGCTTCACATGCCGCGTTGGAAAGATCATCTAAAGGAAGAATAACAACATAGTTGCGGATACCTACTCTACCGTTTTCACGACGATAGGCATTAAATGTTGGAAAGTTATAATTAGCCATTGATTACCACCTCGCAGTCTTTAAATTATGTGTATGCACGTGTTCTCCCTTTGTTATAGGAGCAACAACTTTGCCAATAGGTACGTTGTACTTAATAATTGCTTTGCCTTCTGCTACATCGGTAAGCGCAATTTTATGACCGATTCTAATGTCCTGCTTGGCTGTAATACTGATTGTGGCGTCGTTTGACATAACCCAGCCTTCTACGGTTTCTCCCGCTTTGATAACTTTTACCGCAACGCCGACCGAATCTTTATCGTCATGCACAATAAAGTATGGTTGATTCATAATTGACTCCCTCCAAAATTGTTGATTGTTTGAGTGTCTGATTCCTTATTGTGTTAGAGTGCAGCCACCCCCGGAAAATGCAATCACAAAAACAATTCTTTTATCTTTTTACTAAACAACTTGATGGTTTGCCGTTCAAAACTTTAATTACCTCCTCGGCTACCAGTACTGAGGTTTTAACTTGGGCCTCTTCTGTGAGCCCGGCAATATGAGGCGTCAGAATAATATTATCCAGTTCAAGTAAAGGGGAACCAAGCGGTGGCTCCTGTTCCAATACGTCCAAGGCCGCACCGGCTAGCTTTCCGGAAACAAGTGCTTCGTAAAGGGCTTTTTCGTCAATCACCCCACCCCTGGCTGAATTTATGATAACTGCCGTAGGTTTAACTAAATTTAATGTTTGTTCATTTATTAAATGCCGGGTAGCTTTGTTTAGTGGAACGTGAAGACTAATAAAATCCGAGCAGCTGATTACCTCTTCCAGGCTTGATAATCTAACGCCAAAATCGGCAACTGCTATTTCGTAAGGAGGTAGAAACGGGTCGTAACCGACAATATCCATACCAAATGCTTTTGCCCGTGCCGCCAGCCTTGTCCCAATCTCGCCTATGCCAATAAGACCCAGCCTTTTACCATATATTTCAGTGCCGGTAAATTGCTTCCGGTCCCAATTCCCTTGTTTTATATCGGCAGTAGCTTCGGCGGGGCATCTCGCAAAAGTTAACATTGCGGTAAAAACATATTCTACTACTGATATAGCATTTGCATTTCTAGCGTAAATTACAGCTACACCACTGTCTTTTGCAGCTTGCAGATCGATGTTGTCCAATCCTACACCTAAGCGGCCAATAACTTTTAGCTCCGGTGCCGACTCCAGAAGTGAACGGGTAACTTTTGTTTGATTACGGACAATAAGCGCGTCTGCATCTTGAATTACCTGGAACAGCTCAGGTTTTTTCCACAGGTCGGGATCGTATATGATATCACCCGTTTCAGACAATATCTTATTGCCCTGGTCCCAATTTAATTCAGTTATCACACTTTTCATACGTCACCTCTTAAACAATTACTTGATTGCCATAAGATATTTTCTAAGTCCAAGAGAAAATGAAAATCCATTTGTTAGGCATTGCTGATTCACTGCTACTGAGAATGCTGATATGGTTCTTTCTGCAATAACCAACCCCATAATTTTACGGCCCTGAGGTTGGTTATTGTAAATATTATTTTTTACTTTAGAACTTTATAAACCGCGTTACAATCTTCGTTGGCAAGACCTTCGGCTTCAGCAAT
This genomic interval from Desulfoscipio sp. XC116 contains the following:
- a CDS encoding UxaA family hydrolase, translating into MANYNFPTFNAYRRENGRVGIRNYVVILPLDDLSNAACEAVAHNVKGTLALPHAYGRLQFGEDLDLTFRTLIGIGSNPNVAAVVVIGIEPEWTNVIVEGIAETGKPVTGFSIERNGQLKTIERASWKAQEYVQWATELQRVECSVDELYVSVKCGESDTTSGLASNPTVGRSVERLVAAGATVSFGETSEVTGGEDICKEHGATPEIGEAFHKIWSEYNDFIISKGVDLSGSQPTKGNIAGGLTTIEEKALGNLQKIGNCKYVGVLKPAESPTGKGLWYMDTSSAAAEAVTLWAASGAVVHFFPTGQGNIIGNPIEPVIKLSANPMTVVDMKEHIDVDVSGILRREMNLDQASDALLEMMIRTCNGRFTSAEALGHQEFVLTKLYRSA
- a CDS encoding UxaA family hydrolase; the encoded protein is MNQPYFIVHDDKDSVGVAVKVIKAGETVEGWVMSNDATISITAKQDIRIGHKIALTDVAEGKAIIKYNVPIGKVVAPITKGEHVHTHNLKTARW
- a CDS encoding hydroxyacid dehydrogenase, translated to MKSVITELNWDQGNKILSETGDIIYDPDLWKKPELFQVIQDADALIVRNQTKVTRSLLESAPELKVIGRLGVGLDNIDLQAAKDSGVAVIYARNANAISVVEYVFTAMLTFARCPAEATADIKQGNWDRKQFTGTEIYGKRLGLIGIGEIGTRLAARAKAFGMDIVGYDPFLPPYEIAVADFGVRLSSLEEVISCSDFISLHVPLNKATRHLINEQTLNLVKPTAVIINSARGGVIDEKALYEALVSGKLAGAALDVLEQEPPLGSPLLELDNIILTPHIAGLTEEAQVKTSVLVAEEVIKVLNGKPSSCLVKR